In Zobellia roscoffensis, the following are encoded in one genomic region:
- a CDS encoding Gfo/Idh/MocA family protein: MYHNRRNFIKKSSLALAGSSAAFLFPMELLATLRKKVGPNDQINVGLIGCKGMGFSDLTSMLKISEISVMALCDVDEAVLKARTADLEKAGIKKPMWYRDYRKLLENKDIDVVIIGTPDHWHCLQLTDALTAGKDVYCEKPIANSIQEANIMLNYASSSDRMVQVGQWQRSQPHFVDAINFVHSGKLGSIRLAKAWAYQGWMKPVPVVADSAAPEGVDYKMWLGPAPERAFNANRFHFNFRWFWDYAGGLMTDWGVHLLDYALYGMKAGNPKSVMALGGKFAYPNDASETPDTLQTVFEYDKFSILWEHATGIDGGNYGRNHGIAFIGNNGTLVVDRNGWEVIPEEEFAGWGKKGTPKIKAVSYNKGEASGLDLHTANFIDAVKSRDNSKLNAPIKVGYDAAMVSHMGNVAFKTGNRIYWDDATGKFKEEEANKLITANYQNGWKLPML, from the coding sequence ATGTACCATAATAGAAGAAACTTTATCAAAAAAAGTTCATTGGCCTTGGCAGGCTCAAGTGCCGCATTTTTATTCCCTATGGAATTATTGGCCACCTTGCGTAAAAAAGTAGGTCCTAATGATCAAATTAATGTAGGACTTATTGGTTGCAAAGGTATGGGGTTTAGTGACCTTACCTCAATGCTTAAAATTAGCGAGATTAGTGTAATGGCGCTGTGCGATGTAGATGAAGCTGTATTAAAAGCTAGAACTGCAGATCTTGAAAAAGCAGGGATTAAAAAACCTATGTGGTACCGTGATTATCGAAAATTATTGGAAAACAAAGATATTGATGTAGTAATTATAGGTACGCCGGATCATTGGCACTGTTTACAATTGACCGATGCACTTACGGCAGGTAAAGACGTGTATTGCGAGAAGCCGATAGCAAACTCTATTCAGGAGGCAAATATCATGTTAAACTATGCGAGTTCTAGTGATCGTATGGTTCAAGTAGGTCAGTGGCAGCGTAGTCAGCCTCACTTTGTAGATGCCATTAATTTTGTGCATTCCGGAAAACTGGGAAGCATTAGACTGGCAAAAGCATGGGCTTATCAAGGTTGGATGAAACCGGTTCCGGTTGTTGCGGATTCAGCTGCTCCGGAAGGAGTAGATTATAAAATGTGGCTTGGTCCGGCACCTGAACGAGCTTTTAATGCAAATCGGTTCCATTTTAATTTTCGCTGGTTTTGGGATTATGCAGGTGGATTAATGACTGATTGGGGCGTGCATTTATTGGATTACGCTTTATACGGAATGAAAGCAGGAAACCCAAAATCGGTAATGGCGCTGGGCGGAAAGTTTGCGTACCCAAATGATGCTTCCGAAACTCCGGATACATTACAAACGGTTTTTGAATATGATAAATTTTCAATCCTTTGGGAGCACGCCACAGGAATTGACGGCGGAAATTATGGACGTAACCACGGTATCGCTTTTATAGGTAACAATGGCACCCTAGTAGTAGATCGCAACGGTTGGGAAGTAATACCAGAAGAAGAGTTTGCAGGTTGGGGTAAAAAGGGAACACCAAAAATAAAAGCTGTTTCATACAATAAAGGCGAAGCAAGCGGACTCGATCTACATACGGCAAACTTTATTGACGCTGTAAAAAGCCGGGACAACTCCAAACTAAACGCACCTATAAAAGTAGGTTACGATGCTGCTATGGTATCGCATATGGGTAATGTTGCTTTTAAAACCGGCAATCGTATCTATTGGGATGACGCTACAGGAAAATTTAAGGAAGAAGAAGCGAACAAATTAATTACCGCCAACTACCAAAACGGCTGGAAACTACCTATGCTTTAA
- a CDS encoding YdeI/OmpD-associated family protein, with translation MDASEKVAAYYGNEHHFKNGIAQLRKLALQTELVETYKWSIPTYTINEKNVLAICKFKKHFGIWFFNGVFLSDSENLLENAQEGKTQAMRHWKFYSEDDINAMKVSAYINEAIENQKKGIELIKSPKKKVTNVVLPIELEEAFRTQLKAKDSFKELSFYKQKEYAEYIANAKREKTKLSRLEKILPMIVEGKGLNDAYR, from the coding sequence ATGGATGCATCCGAAAAGGTAGCAGCCTATTATGGCAATGAACATCATTTTAAAAATGGTATTGCACAGTTACGCAAATTGGCGTTACAAACCGAGTTGGTAGAAACTTACAAATGGAGCATTCCAACATACACTATTAATGAGAAGAATGTTCTTGCTATCTGTAAGTTCAAAAAACATTTTGGAATCTGGTTTTTTAACGGTGTCTTTTTAAGCGATTCCGAAAACCTATTAGAAAATGCCCAAGAGGGGAAAACCCAAGCCATGCGCCATTGGAAGTTTTATTCCGAAGACGATATCAATGCCATGAAAGTTTCAGCATATATTAATGAGGCCATAGAAAACCAGAAAAAAGGCATTGAATTAATTAAAAGTCCAAAAAAGAAGGTTACCAATGTGGTACTTCCTATTGAGCTAGAAGAGGCGTTTAGAACTCAACTGAAAGCTAAAGATTCTTTTAAAGAATTATCTTTCTACAAACAAAAAGAATACGCAGAATACATTGCAAATGCAAAACGCGAAAAAACAAAGCTAAGTCGTCTAGAGAAAATCTTACCAATGATTGTTGAAGGTAAAGGATTGAACGACGCATATCGGTAA
- a CDS encoding TonB-dependent receptor produces MKKQYFLCYALFLSVIGIASAQISGTVLDEDGGPLPGASVVIKGTTTGSTTDFDGLFSIDAEVGDKLVISYIGYETKEVTAAAGGMSVQLSSGVALSEVIIVGSRNPNRTATESTVPVDVISMKELNSVAPQVNLNQILNYVAPSFTSNTQTISDGTDHVDPASLRGLGPDQVLVLINGKRRHTSSLINVNGTFGRGSVGTDLNAIPAAAIQRIEVLRDGAAAQYGSDAIAGVINIVLNKSVNELNTTVTTGANFSKNANDQTGGVDGATTNIAASYGVPLGVNGGFLNLSGDFDVRQAYGRMNEWEGEVFNQYNVVERFAGNDGYNLTNLLDDDVTDVIQYANQAGINLNGATTKAQLQPILSADATDAELAARGQQRSDYNMRVGQSALRGGRIFANFSLPLDDNGTEVYSFAGISSRTGNSAGFYRLPNQSRTFTPAYNDGFLPEINSTIKDRSLSVGIKGKINEWDVDLSNTYGKNSFLYTIGNTFNASMQNASPTIFDAGGFSFAQNTANLDVTRFFEDAMSGLNVAFGAEYRVENYDIVQGEEASYSQYTADGQRITLASQQPAQDFFGNGRPGGSQVFPGFSPGNELSRGRSSVAGYIDIEADFSERFLASFATRFEDYSDFGSTINFKLATRYKISDNLNIRGAANTGFRAPSLHQINFNSTSTIFDQNGDPQEVGTFANDSRAAKLLGIPELKEETSSSVSLGLTAKIPDANLTITVDGYYVEINDRVVYTGQFEGPGTGTELDNLLSQANATAASFFANAINTESRGLDLVITHQATLSDKWRLKSDLAGTFSKTNQIGDINSSEVLENAGLVDTYFPEDSRVYLEEAVPRTKLNLSNSLTSDKWIMFLRNVYFGEVTEATTVVENQQVFGTKIVTDLSIGYKATDALTLTLGANNLLDIYPDRAEEQFGNRSSGRFDWSRRAQQFGIGGRFLFARVNFTLK; encoded by the coding sequence ATGAAAAAGCAGTATTTTTTATGCTATGCACTCTTTTTGAGTGTTATAGGAATTGCCAGTGCCCAAATATCAGGTACGGTTTTAGATGAAGATGGTGGCCCTCTCCCGGGAGCTTCAGTCGTAATAAAAGGAACGACTACAGGTTCCACGACAGATTTTGACGGTTTATTTTCGATTGATGCGGAAGTAGGCGACAAATTGGTCATCTCTTACATTGGTTATGAAACCAAAGAAGTAACCGCTGCAGCAGGGGGAATGAGTGTGCAACTCTCATCTGGTGTAGCTCTGTCAGAGGTAATTATTGTAGGTTCTCGTAATCCCAACAGAACGGCTACTGAAAGTACGGTTCCGGTAGATGTGATTAGTATGAAGGAACTGAATAGTGTTGCGCCTCAGGTGAACCTGAATCAGATATTAAATTATGTAGCACCTTCCTTCACATCAAATACCCAGACCATTTCAGATGGTACGGATCACGTAGATCCTGCTTCTTTGCGTGGTTTAGGTCCTGATCAGGTATTAGTGCTGATTAATGGAAAAAGAAGGCATACGTCTTCTTTGATCAATGTAAACGGAACTTTTGGACGAGGTAGCGTTGGTACGGATTTAAATGCCATACCCGCAGCAGCAATACAACGTATAGAAGTATTACGGGATGGTGCAGCGGCGCAATATGGTTCTGATGCTATTGCAGGGGTAATTAATATTGTATTGAATAAAAGTGTAAATGAATTAAATACTACCGTTACAACAGGTGCTAATTTCTCTAAGAATGCCAATGATCAAACTGGTGGTGTAGATGGTGCTACTACCAACATTGCGGCAAGTTATGGGGTTCCTTTGGGGGTAAACGGAGGTTTCTTGAATCTTTCCGGTGATTTTGATGTTCGCCAAGCTTATGGTAGAATGAATGAATGGGAAGGTGAAGTTTTTAATCAATATAACGTGGTTGAGCGTTTTGCCGGTAACGATGGTTACAATTTGACTAATTTGTTGGATGATGACGTAACGGATGTTATTCAATACGCAAATCAAGCAGGGATAAACTTGAACGGAGCAACTACAAAAGCTCAGCTTCAGCCTATTTTATCTGCGGATGCTACAGATGCAGAACTTGCGGCTAGAGGGCAGCAACGTAGCGATTACAATATGAGAGTTGGACAATCCGCATTACGCGGTGGACGAATCTTTGCAAACTTTTCTTTGCCTTTAGATGATAATGGAACTGAAGTATACTCCTTTGCAGGAATCAGCTCTAGAACTGGTAATTCTGCAGGTTTTTATCGTCTGCCGAATCAAAGTAGAACTTTTACCCCAGCTTATAATGATGGATTTCTACCTGAAATTAATTCAACTATTAAAGACAGATCATTATCTGTTGGTATAAAAGGAAAAATTAATGAATGGGATGTTGATTTGAGCAACACCTACGGAAAGAACTCTTTCCTTTACACCATTGGAAACACATTTAACGCATCTATGCAAAATGCATCACCCACTATTTTTGATGCAGGTGGTTTTTCTTTTGCACAGAATACAGCAAATTTAGACGTCACTCGCTTTTTTGAAGATGCCATGTCTGGTTTGAATGTTGCTTTTGGAGCTGAGTATCGTGTAGAGAATTATGACATCGTTCAAGGGGAAGAGGCTTCGTATTCACAATATACTGCAGATGGTCAGCGTATCACTTTAGCTTCGCAACAGCCAGCACAAGACTTTTTTGGTAACGGAAGGCCTGGGGGGTCACAGGTTTTTCCAGGATTTAGTCCTGGTAATGAACTATCTCGTGGTCGTAGCAGCGTTGCAGGTTATATAGATATAGAGGCAGATTTCTCGGAGAGATTCTTAGCGAGTTTCGCTACACGTTTTGAGGATTATAGCGATTTTGGTTCAACCATCAACTTTAAATTGGCGACTCGTTATAAAATTTCTGATAATTTAAACATTAGAGGTGCAGCCAATACGGGTTTTAGGGCTCCTTCTTTACATCAGATCAACTTCAACTCTACATCAACTATTTTTGATCAGAATGGTGATCCTCAAGAAGTGGGAACTTTTGCAAATGACAGTCGTGCGGCTAAACTTTTGGGCATTCCAGAATTAAAAGAAGAAACTTCCAGTAGTGTTAGCCTAGGGCTTACAGCAAAGATTCCTGATGCTAATTTGACGATTACTGTTGATGGCTATTATGTTGAAATTAATGATAGGGTAGTCTATACAGGTCAGTTTGAAGGTCCTGGCACAGGAACGGAATTGGACAATCTATTGAGTCAGGCTAACGCAACTGCCGCTTCTTTCTTTGCAAATGCCATTAACACAGAATCTCGTGGATTGGATTTAGTTATTACGCACCAGGCAACTTTAAGTGATAAGTGGAGATTGAAATCCGATCTAGCGGGTACGTTTTCAAAAACCAACCAAATAGGAGATATTAATTCTTCCGAAGTATTGGAAAATGCTGGTCTGGTAGATACGTATTTTCCAGAGGATAGTAGAGTATATTTAGAGGAGGCCGTACCCCGTACAAAGCTTAATCTTTCTAATAGTCTTACGTCTGACAAATGGATTATGTTTTTGAGAAACGTATATTTTGGTGAAGTAACCGAAGCTACTACGGTTGTGGAAAATCAACAAGTTTTTGGTACTAAAATCGTTACAGACCTTTCTATTGGGTACAAAGCAACAGATGCTTTGACCTTGACTTTGGGAGCTAACAACTTATTAGATATCTACCCAGATAGAGCAGAAGAGCAGTTTGGTAATAGAAGCTCAGGACGTTTTGATTGGTCGCGTAGAGCTCAACAATTTGGTATTGGCGGTAGGTTTTTGTTTGCTAGAGTGAATTTTACCCTAAAGTAA
- a CDS encoding ABC transporter ATP-binding protein, producing the protein MKELAHLNKYFKKYWSKLLTGLFITIIARVLQLVMPRYVKESITVIEKFMDGQVEESAAKGLLLEYILIIVGAALLSGFFTFLMRQTIINVSRYIEYDLKNEIFDHYQFLSLNFYKKNRTGDLMNRISEDVNQVRMYAGPALMYGINTITLFACIIPIMFMTAPTLAAYTLIPLPILSVLIYYISKVIHERSTIVQQYLSNLSTFTQEVFSGVSVIKAYALEPQTNSDLSALAVEGKDKSMDLAKVNAWFFPLMILLIGISNIFVIYIGGKQYINGEIASSGVIAEFVLYVNMLTWPVAIIGWLTSIVQRAEASQKRINEFLNETPDIKNTVLEETPIKGKIEFKNVTFTYEDTEITALKNISFTINEGETVAILGKTGSGKSTILDLIARLYDVTSGEILIDGTPIKELNIDSLRKAIGAVPQDAFLFSDSIKNNIKFGKENASDDEVTEAAKNAVVHENIIGFQKEYETVLGERGITLSGGQKQRVSIARALLKKPEVYLFDDCLSAVDTETEEEILNNLKKASKNRTTLIVSHRVSSAKNADKVLVLSNGELLQEGNHTDLNSVEGYYKDLYYTQLSEKEN; encoded by the coding sequence ATGAAGGAACTTGCACACCTAAATAAATACTTCAAAAAATATTGGTCCAAATTATTGACCGGGTTGTTCATAACAATTATTGCGCGTGTGCTGCAACTGGTCATGCCCAGATATGTAAAAGAATCGATAACAGTAATCGAAAAATTTATGGATGGGCAGGTTGAAGAATCAGCCGCCAAAGGTCTTCTCCTAGAATATATTTTAATAATTGTAGGTGCTGCACTTCTATCTGGCTTCTTTACCTTTCTCATGCGCCAGACCATAATCAATGTCTCTAGATATATTGAATATGACCTTAAAAATGAAATATTTGATCATTACCAATTTCTTAGTTTAAATTTCTACAAGAAAAATAGAACGGGAGATCTCATGAACCGTATTAGTGAAGACGTTAATCAAGTTCGTATGTATGCGGGGCCTGCTTTAATGTATGGAATCAATACCATCACTTTATTTGCCTGTATCATCCCCATTATGTTTATGACTGCTCCTACATTGGCAGCATACACGTTAATTCCTCTACCTATTTTATCAGTTCTTATCTATTACATAAGTAAGGTAATACATGAACGCAGCACTATTGTACAACAATACCTTTCTAACCTTTCTACGTTTACTCAAGAAGTATTTTCTGGGGTTTCCGTAATTAAAGCATACGCTTTAGAACCTCAAACCAATAGCGATTTGAGTGCTTTGGCTGTAGAGGGAAAAGATAAGAGTATGGATTTGGCCAAGGTGAACGCTTGGTTTTTTCCTCTTATGATATTACTTATAGGCATCAGTAACATTTTTGTTATCTACATTGGCGGGAAACAGTATATAAATGGAGAAATAGCATCTTCTGGTGTTATTGCTGAATTTGTCCTTTATGTAAATATGCTTACGTGGCCAGTGGCTATTATTGGCTGGTTAACCTCTATTGTACAACGTGCCGAAGCTTCACAAAAACGAATCAACGAATTTTTAAATGAAACTCCAGATATTAAGAATACCGTTCTTGAAGAAACACCAATTAAGGGTAAAATAGAATTTAAGAATGTAACCTTTACCTATGAGGATACAGAAATTACAGCCCTTAAGAATATCTCATTTACTATAAACGAAGGTGAAACTGTTGCTATTCTTGGTAAAACCGGTTCTGGAAAGTCTACCATCTTAGATCTTATTGCCAGATTGTATGATGTAACTTCCGGAGAAATATTAATAGATGGCACTCCAATTAAAGAGTTGAATATTGATAGCTTAAGAAAAGCCATTGGTGCTGTACCACAGGATGCTTTCTTATTCTCGGATTCCATTAAAAACAATATTAAGTTCGGGAAAGAAAATGCCTCAGATGATGAAGTTACAGAGGCTGCAAAGAATGCGGTAGTACATGAAAATATAATAGGTTTTCAAAAAGAATATGAAACTGTTCTTGGCGAAAGGGGAATTACTCTTAGTGGTGGGCAAAAACAAAGAGTGTCCATTGCTAGGGCTTTATTAAAAAAACCAGAAGTATATCTTTTTGACGATTGCCTGTCTGCCGTAGATACGGAAACCGAAGAAGAAATTTTGAACAACCTTAAAAAAGCCTCCAAAAACCGCACCACACTTATAGTTAGTCATAGGGTTTCATCTGCAAAAAATGCTGATAAAGTATTGGTCCTCTCCAATGGGGAACTTCTTCAAGAAGGTAACCACACTGATTTAAACAGTGTTGAAGGATATTACAAAGATTTGTACTACACACAACTGTCAGAGAAAGAAAACTGA
- a CDS encoding DUF1573 domain-containing protein — protein sequence MRKTFFALSICSLLAFVSCKENASSKVKSDNVTEAAVRDEAGKQIPVMVFEKAEHDFGTIEQGTPQETIFAFTNTGNAPLIITNATSSCGCTVPNPPKDPIAPGETGELVVKFNGSGQNQVTKTITVNANTEKGTEQLRIKAFVNPKGAAPVGPTK from the coding sequence ATGAGAAAAACATTTTTTGCCCTAAGTATATGTTCGCTTTTAGCGTTCGTTTCGTGTAAAGAAAATGCATCAAGTAAAGTGAAATCAGATAATGTTACGGAGGCTGCTGTGCGCGATGAAGCTGGTAAACAAATTCCCGTTATGGTTTTTGAGAAAGCAGAACATGATTTTGGTACTATAGAGCAGGGTACTCCTCAAGAAACTATTTTTGCGTTTACAAACACTGGTAATGCACCTTTGATCATTACAAATGCAACCAGTTCTTGTGGTTGTACGGTACCTAACCCACCAAAAGACCCTATCGCACCAGGTGAAACAGGTGAGTTGGTTGTTAAGTTTAACGGATCAGGTCAAAACCAAGTAACTAAAACTATTACAGTAAACGCTAATACTGAAAAAGGTACAGAGCAATTACGTATTAAAGCATTTGTTAATCCTAAAGGAGCAGCTCCAGTAGGACCAACAAAATAA
- the yajC gene encoding preprotein translocase subunit YajC, with protein sequence MGDIGQFLPMILIFVVAYFFMIRPQMKRQKDEKKFAAELKRGDRVITKSGLHGKIMDLNDNDFSCILETMAGKLKFDRSSISMEMSKKLNAPEKK encoded by the coding sequence ATGGGTGATATAGGACAGTTTCTTCCAATGATATTGATTTTTGTGGTTGCGTATTTCTTTATGATACGCCCCCAAATGAAACGTCAGAAGGACGAAAAAAAATTCGCAGCTGAATTAAAAAGAGGCGATAGGGTAATTACAAAAAGTGGTTTGCACGGTAAAATCATGGACTTAAATGACAATGATTTTTCTTGCATATTAGAAACCATGGCAGGTAAGTTAAAGTTTGATCGTTCTTCCATTTCAATGGAAATGAGCAAAAAACTAAATGCTCCCGAAAAGAAGTAA
- the nusB gene encoding transcription antitermination factor NusB, which produces MLTRRHIRVKVMQCIYAITQSKDESLEKQEKFLRFSIDNMYTLYLLMLSLMIEIQQRGSDQLRISSKKYLATASDNFPDQAKFVNNKLLLQLVHNEPLKAELKKRKLDNWYLNEEYVKIIYNNIVKSTAYQEYMSVEGSTYAKDKELIITLFREVIAPDEKIYDYFEDNNLTWVDDIPIVNTYILKQFKKVNQDQSTSFFLPRLVKDKEDMEFAKKLLRKTLLKDGELTKEIEGKTPNWDKDRIADMDAILLKMAICELLNFPSIPEKVTINEFLEIAKEYSTPKSSIFINGILDNLVKEYKKEGKLNKMGRGLI; this is translated from the coding sequence ATGCTAACACGAAGACATATACGGGTAAAAGTAATGCAATGTATTTATGCCATTACCCAATCTAAAGACGAATCTTTAGAGAAACAAGAAAAATTTCTACGGTTTAGCATAGATAATATGTATACCCTTTATCTTTTAATGCTGAGCTTGATGATAGAGATTCAGCAAAGAGGGTCGGACCAATTAAGGATTTCTTCAAAAAAGTATTTGGCTACGGCTTCGGATAACTTTCCGGACCAGGCAAAGTTTGTTAACAACAAGCTATTGCTTCAATTGGTACATAATGAACCATTAAAAGCAGAGCTCAAAAAGAGAAAGCTAGACAATTGGTATTTGAACGAAGAGTATGTGAAGATTATTTACAACAACATCGTTAAAAGTACTGCCTACCAAGAGTATATGTCTGTAGAAGGCAGTACCTATGCAAAAGACAAAGAGCTCATCATTACTTTGTTCAGAGAGGTTATTGCACCAGATGAAAAAATCTATGACTATTTTGAAGATAACAACCTTACTTGGGTAGACGATATTCCTATTGTAAATACTTATATCCTAAAACAGTTTAAAAAGGTGAATCAAGATCAATCTACTTCTTTCTTTTTACCTCGTTTGGTTAAGGATAAAGAAGATATGGAGTTTGCAAAAAAGCTACTTAGAAAAACTTTGTTGAAAGACGGGGAGCTTACTAAAGAAATAGAAGGTAAAACTCCAAATTGGGATAAAGACCGAATAGCGGATATGGATGCCATTTTATTAAAAATGGCCATTTGTGAGTTATTGAACTTTCCATCTATACCAGAAAAGGTAACTATTAACGAATTTTTAGAGATTGCGAAAGAATATTCTACTCCCAAAAGCAGTATTTTTATCAATGGTATTCTAGATAATTTAGTAAAAGAATACAAAAAGGAAGGAAAGCTTAACAAAATGGGCAGAGGGCTCATTTAA
- a CDS encoding PUR family DNA/RNA-binding protein, which translates to MNEKDSMDQEEIHSKVLRAGRRTYFFDVRSTKAGDYYLTITESKKFTHDDGSFHYKKHKIYLYKEDFEAFKDNVEEMMNFIIDEKGAEVISERHQKDFKKEEEVTTTNGELKSTETGNFTDVSFDDI; encoded by the coding sequence ATGAACGAAAAAGATTCAATGGACCAGGAGGAAATTCATTCCAAAGTTTTACGGGCAGGTAGGCGCACGTATTTCTTTGATGTACGAAGTACCAAGGCAGGCGATTACTATCTAACCATCACCGAGAGCAAAAAATTTACTCATGACGATGGTTCTTTCCATTACAAAAAACATAAAATCTACCTTTATAAGGAAGATTTTGAAGCCTTTAAAGACAACGTAGAGGAAATGATGAATTTTATAATTGATGAGAAAGGCGCTGAAGTTATCTCTGAACGCCACCAAAAAGACTTTAAGAAAGAAGAGGAAGTAACAACTACAAACGGCGAATTAAAATCTACTGAAACAGGTAATTTTACCGATGTTAGTTTTGACGATATTTAA
- the pepT gene encoding peptidase T, with translation MQNIINRFLKYVKIDTQSDPNSKTTPSTEKQWYLADLLVEELLEIGMEEVSIDNKAYITATLPSNINIDVPTIGFISHFDTSPDFSGTNVNPQIIENYDGKDIVLNHMENIILSPDYFEDLLQYKGQTLITTDGTTLLGADDKAGITEIITAMEYLINHPEIKHGKIRVGFTPDEEIGRGAHHFDVEKFGADWAYTMDGSQVGELEYENFNAASAKVVIKGKSVHPGYAKNKMVNAISIASEFLEILPPEETPQNTSGREGFFHVHHIQGEIEHAEFEMIIRDHDKSYFENRKQLLRDIAEKLNAIHGDCISLELKDQYFNMREKVEPVFHIVELVKEAMEAMRVTPIIKPIRGGTDGSQLSYMGLPCPNIFAGGHNFHGKYEYVPVESMIKATEVIIKICELAAKKAE, from the coding sequence ATGCAAAATATCATTAATCGCTTTTTAAAGTATGTCAAAATAGACACGCAAAGCGACCCCAATTCAAAAACGACCCCGAGTACTGAAAAACAATGGTATTTAGCAGATTTACTGGTTGAAGAATTACTGGAAATAGGAATGGAAGAAGTTTCTATTGACAACAAGGCTTACATCACCGCAACATTGCCCAGCAACATTAACATTGATGTGCCGACCATCGGGTTTATTTCTCATTTTGATACTTCTCCCGATTTTTCTGGAACAAATGTGAATCCACAGATTATTGAGAATTATGATGGTAAGGATATTGTCCTGAACCACATGGAGAACATCATACTCTCTCCTGATTATTTTGAGGATTTATTACAGTATAAAGGTCAAACCTTGATTACTACAGATGGCACTACCCTTCTTGGTGCCGATGATAAGGCCGGGATTACCGAAATTATCACGGCAATGGAATACCTTATCAACCATCCGGAAATAAAACATGGTAAAATTAGAGTAGGTTTTACGCCAGATGAAGAAATTGGTCGTGGTGCTCATCATTTTGATGTTGAGAAGTTTGGCGCAGACTGGGCTTATACTATGGATGGAAGCCAAGTTGGCGAACTTGAATACGAAAATTTTAATGCAGCCAGTGCCAAGGTTGTTATTAAAGGTAAAAGTGTACATCCCGGCTATGCTAAAAACAAAATGGTAAATGCCATAAGTATCGCCAGCGAATTTCTTGAAATTTTACCTCCTGAAGAAACCCCACAAAACACTTCGGGCAGGGAAGGTTTTTTTCACGTTCACCATATACAAGGCGAAATTGAGCATGCCGAGTTTGAAATGATCATTCGTGATCACGACAAGTCTTACTTTGAAAACAGAAAACAGCTGCTCCGTGATATTGCGGAAAAATTGAATGCTATTCATGGAGACTGTATTAGCCTAGAACTAAAAGACCAGTATTTTAACATGCGCGAAAAGGTTGAACCTGTTTTTCATATTGTAGAATTAGTTAAAGAAGCTATGGAGGCCATGCGTGTTACTCCTATCATAAAACCTATACGCGGCGGAACGGATGGTTCACAACTGAGCTATATGGGGCTACCTTGCCCTAATATCTTTGCAGGCGGACACAATTTTCACGGAAAATATGAATATGTTCCTGTGGAAAGCATGATAAAGGCTACTGAGGTAATCATTAAAATATGTGAACTGGCGGCAAAAAAGGCAGAATAG